The Candidatus Mycolicibacterium alkanivorans genome contains a region encoding:
- a CDS encoding AMP-binding enzyme, which yields MRGQPGEAVYRSPIITAGYYRNRAATREAFRGGWFHSGDSVSTDRDGLRIMVDRYKDIIKSGGENVSSMRVEAVLHTHPDVARAAVIGLPHPYWGEAVTAIVTARAGRAPIESDIVAFCRRRLAGFETPKRVVVADTLPETVGGKTLKYQLREQFAALYQAGERHQLSDE from the coding sequence GTGCGCGGCCAGCCCGGCGAGGCGGTCTACCGATCGCCGATCATCACGGCAGGCTACTACCGCAACCGAGCCGCCACCCGTGAGGCATTCCGTGGCGGTTGGTTTCACTCCGGCGACAGCGTATCGACTGACCGCGACGGGCTGCGGATCATGGTCGATCGCTATAAGGACATCATCAAGTCCGGTGGAGAGAACGTCTCGAGCATGCGCGTAGAGGCTGTGCTGCACACCCACCCCGACGTAGCGCGTGCGGCGGTCATCGGACTGCCGCACCCATACTGGGGTGAAGCTGTCACAGCAATCGTCACGGCCCGAGCTGGGCGCGCGCCTATCGAGTCGGATATTGTCGCCTTCTGCCGTCGGCGGCTCGCCGGTTTCGAGACCCCTAAGCGCGTCGTGGTCGCCGACACGCTACCCGAGACCGTCGGAGGCAAGACACTCAAGTATCAGCTCCGCGAGCAGTTCGCTGCGCTTTATCAGGCCGGTGAGCGCCACCAACTCTCTGACGAATAA
- a CDS encoding TetR/AcrR family transcriptional regulator has product MATLGRPSHATEQRERVLAGAAQIFSRQGYRATSMAEIAAEVGLSKPTLYHYFRNKEELLVRLYEDVMNESLVNVRRIENTVSDPLDALREFIVYRVRYTCENQAIHKVFFEEEEELPPGLIDSVLEMRKQFEDVMKRLVGRHLERTGRSLIVSKTVYVNTCLGAANWVYKWYDPAGPLKPEELGRDVARVLLLPLSG; this is encoded by the coding sequence ATGGCGACCCTGGGCAGGCCCAGTCACGCCACTGAGCAGCGTGAGCGGGTGCTGGCCGGGGCAGCGCAGATCTTCAGCCGACAGGGCTACCGCGCGACCAGCATGGCCGAGATCGCTGCGGAGGTGGGACTCTCCAAACCCACGCTGTACCACTACTTCCGCAATAAAGAGGAACTGCTCGTTCGCCTCTACGAGGACGTGATGAACGAGTCCCTGGTGAACGTCCGCCGCATCGAGAATACAGTGTCAGACCCGTTGGACGCTCTTCGTGAATTCATCGTCTATCGCGTCCGTTATACCTGCGAAAACCAGGCCATCCATAAAGTCTTCTTCGAGGAAGAGGAGGAATTGCCGCCCGGGTTGATCGATTCCGTTCTCGAGATGCGTAAGCAATTCGAAGATGTGATGAAGCGCCTGGTTGGTCGGCACCTCGAACGCACGGGTCGATCGTTGATAGTGTCGAAGACGGTCTATGTGAATACGTGTCTCGGCGCCGCCAACTGGGTCTACAAGTGGTACGACCCAGCAGGGCCGCTAAAGCCCGAGGAGCTGGGGCGAGACGTGGCCCGTGTTCTCCTCCTACCTCTGTCGGGCTGA
- a CDS encoding acyl-CoA dehydrogenase family protein, which produces MLQPEYRAFKESCEGFTSRYVRPAVVEAEIQGHPPKELWAEFGKARLLGLMTPEEYGGCGRDELAVALLAEELSRASGGIAVSALVSAYMAGTHIVHHGTPDQCAEYAAPVAAGEKIAAIAVTEPGAGSDVAGISTRAVRTASGYRINGRKMFITNAGLADVLIVAAKTDPEAGHRGITNFLVEAGTRGLSVGSALPKMGWHSSDTREVILDDVEVPDSAVLGQEGRGFYQIMGAFQLERIVLAAMGLGHATESIRIATDYVANRSAFGELLINRQTVRHRLALMHTDLETARLLTYHAAEQLRDRDPGSARTVAMAKYYTANTASRIVDHAVQLLGGSGFVEESEVARHYRDMRILRIGGGADEIQLDIIAKQTLART; this is translated from the coding sequence ATGTTGCAACCCGAGTACCGCGCTTTCAAAGAGTCGTGTGAAGGTTTCACCAGCAGGTACGTCCGACCGGCAGTCGTGGAAGCCGAGATCCAGGGGCATCCCCCAAAGGAGCTGTGGGCTGAGTTTGGCAAAGCCCGCCTCCTGGGTCTCATGACTCCCGAGGAATACGGCGGATGCGGCCGCGATGAACTCGCCGTCGCGCTTCTCGCCGAGGAACTCAGTCGCGCCAGCGGCGGGATTGCGGTGAGCGCGCTGGTGAGCGCTTATATGGCTGGAACGCACATCGTTCACCACGGCACGCCCGATCAGTGCGCCGAATACGCAGCGCCTGTCGCCGCAGGAGAGAAAATAGCCGCGATCGCAGTGACGGAGCCGGGCGCTGGTTCGGACGTCGCGGGTATTTCGACACGGGCGGTCCGCACCGCCTCGGGGTATCGCATCAACGGCCGGAAGATGTTTATCACCAACGCCGGTCTCGCCGACGTCTTGATTGTGGCGGCCAAAACAGATCCCGAAGCGGGGCATCGGGGCATCACGAATTTTCTGGTCGAGGCCGGAACCCGCGGCCTTTCGGTCGGGTCCGCATTGCCGAAGATGGGCTGGCATTCGTCGGATACCCGTGAGGTGATCCTCGACGATGTCGAGGTCCCGGATAGCGCCGTCCTGGGCCAAGAGGGGCGCGGCTTCTATCAGATCATGGGGGCGTTCCAGTTAGAGCGCATCGTTCTCGCCGCCATGGGCCTCGGGCATGCGACCGAGAGCATCCGCATCGCGACCGATTACGTAGCGAATCGGAGCGCCTTCGGTGAGCTTCTCATCAACCGTCAGACGGTTCGCCACCGGCTCGCGCTGATGCACACCGACCTCGAGACAGCCCGTCTTTTGACCTACCACGCCGCGGAGCAGTTGCGTGACCGTGACCCCGGCTCTGCACGCACAGTCGCCATGGCCAAGTACTACACCGCCAACACCGCGTCCCGGATCGTCGACCACGCGGTCCAACTCCTCGGAGGTTCCGGGTTCGTCGAGGAATCCGAGGTGGCCCGCCACTATCGCGACATGCGAATACTGCGCATCGGAGGCGGTGCTGACGAGATTCAGCTCGACATCATCGCCAAACAGACGCTGGCACGTACCTGA
- a CDS encoding acyl-CoA carboxylase subunit beta has product MSTTISDTSIRSELESAITTALAGGDSSRWPAKLPVRERIALLLDPGSWLEDGLLAGATGNALPADGVLTGVGRIEDRPVAVIAHDFSVKAGSWGELTCEKQVRILERADRDLLPVIYLVDSAGGRLTDQLGFYSGRRGASKIFQLQIRLSGRVPQICCLHGPSAAGGAYMPAFTDWVGMVNGNASMYLASPRVAEKVTGERTTLEEMGGATMHATVSGCGDEVFDHDWQVIAAARLLLSYLPDDWRSAPKLTAPREPEITEWEPDLIPEDPNQSYDVRDVISRVVDAGSFFEIKSAWATEIVCGFARLHGRTVGLVANQPAVRSGAIFVDSADKAARFISMSDAYNIPLIFLQDVPGFMVGVAIERQGIIRHGAKMVTAMASAEVPKFSVVLRKAYAAGFYAMCAPGFEPRATIALPTATIGPMSPEASVNAVYANKIAEIADPAERESYIAARTAEQAADIGLLRMGSHLVVDTVVQPERLRAELIERLAHAGQWERRPPSRHHVISPV; this is encoded by the coding sequence ATGAGTACAACGATCAGCGACACATCGATCCGTTCGGAACTCGAATCGGCCATCACCACCGCACTTGCAGGTGGAGACTCGTCTCGCTGGCCCGCCAAGCTGCCCGTGCGCGAGCGAATCGCTCTACTGCTCGACCCCGGCAGCTGGCTAGAGGACGGACTCCTGGCAGGCGCCACTGGCAACGCTCTACCCGCCGACGGTGTACTCACCGGCGTCGGACGCATCGAAGATCGCCCGGTCGCGGTGATCGCCCACGACTTCAGCGTCAAGGCGGGCTCGTGGGGCGAACTTACCTGCGAAAAGCAGGTACGGATCCTCGAGCGGGCCGATCGAGACCTGTTGCCGGTGATCTACCTGGTCGATTCCGCCGGCGGCCGCCTCACCGACCAACTCGGGTTCTACTCCGGCCGCCGCGGCGCATCCAAAATCTTTCAGCTGCAGATTCGGCTGTCGGGCCGCGTCCCACAGATCTGCTGCCTGCACGGACCGTCCGCCGCCGGAGGCGCCTACATGCCGGCCTTCACCGACTGGGTCGGAATGGTCAACGGCAACGCGTCGATGTACCTCGCCTCCCCGCGTGTAGCGGAAAAGGTCACCGGAGAACGCACCACCCTTGAGGAAATGGGTGGGGCAACGATGCACGCCACGGTGTCCGGATGTGGAGACGAAGTTTTCGACCACGATTGGCAGGTCATCGCTGCGGCACGCCTGTTGTTGTCGTACCTCCCCGACGATTGGCGCTCGGCGCCCAAACTCACGGCGCCGCGTGAACCCGAGATCACCGAGTGGGAACCCGACCTGATTCCCGAGGATCCCAACCAGTCATATGATGTTCGCGACGTGATCAGCCGCGTCGTCGATGCGGGCAGCTTCTTTGAAATCAAGTCTGCGTGGGCCACCGAGATCGTCTGCGGCTTTGCCAGATTGCACGGGCGCACCGTCGGGCTCGTCGCCAACCAGCCCGCTGTGCGCAGCGGAGCGATATTCGTCGACTCCGCCGACAAAGCGGCCAGGTTCATTTCGATGTCCGACGCCTACAACATTCCGCTGATCTTCCTGCAGGATGTTCCAGGTTTTATGGTCGGTGTCGCGATCGAACGCCAGGGCATTATCCGACACGGCGCGAAGATGGTCACTGCCATGGCGAGTGCCGAGGTACCGAAATTTAGTGTCGTCCTCCGCAAAGCCTACGCAGCGGGGTTTTACGCGATGTGCGCACCCGGGTTCGAGCCGAGGGCCACGATCGCGCTCCCCACAGCAACCATCGGACCGATGTCGCCGGAAGCATCCGTCAACGCCGTCTACGCCAACAAGATCGCCGAGATCGCCGACCCGGCCGAGCGGGAGAGCTACATCGCGGCACGCACAGCCGAGCAGGCTGCCGACATCGGTCTGCTACGCATGGGTAGCCATCTGGTTGTCGACACGGTTGTGCAACCCGAACGGTTACGAGCCGAACTGATCGAGCGCCTCGCCCACGCCGGCCAGTGGGAGCGCCGTCCACCTTCACGCCATCATGTGATCAGCCCGGTCTGA
- a CDS encoding AMP-binding protein, with protein sequence MSDNLHDLISSPLIPLSRKWRSPTYQSEATGARALHDESPEQYWAWVAEQFRWIRRYDTVVEGELSDFRYFVGGRINIADNCVDRWAENPATRDKYAVIWEGEPGDVRKLTYAQLADEVGRLAAGLTELGVERGDVVAVYLPNTVEAFTTIHACNRIGAIYTLLFAGFSEEATRSRLEQAEPKVVVVADAGYRRSKLVPLLDTLRRARTSVPSVHRTIVVDRTGRGVALEQGEVDYRELVARQPEPAPMAEMEANDPAFLIFTSGTESKPKGIVHSVGGFLAGTWANVHWQVGPETDDVYWVAADVGWLTFPIQAVVGGLANGMTIVCYEGALDTPTPERFYEICHNHCVTKVLAAPTVLRMLREFGDELTVRHPLPELNLVTTQGELLDSATFTWANTVLAGGVPVVNAYGQTETGSTWTYPICGVDDMKAGSVGIPAPGHACLVVDDDGTPVPPGSKGNLVLSHPFPTLARTVWKDHERFLGTYFSRFPGYFATNDEAVIDHHGHVWILGRSDDVINIAAHRISTMEIEEIVNSHPHVIEAAVVGIPDSAKGTVPAAFVVIKDGDPERVVDEVRVAVTDHLGKYAALGHIYVTATVPKTRTGKLMRRLLRDVATYGEPRGDTSSVEDHSAIAAVAQAVAAANT encoded by the coding sequence ATGTCGGACAACCTCCACGACCTGATATCTTCCCCGTTGATCCCGTTGTCGCGCAAGTGGCGATCGCCGACCTACCAGTCCGAGGCGACCGGCGCCCGTGCGCTGCACGACGAAAGCCCCGAGCAGTACTGGGCATGGGTGGCAGAACAGTTCCGCTGGATCCGTCGATACGACACTGTGGTCGAGGGTGAACTCAGCGATTTCCGCTACTTCGTCGGCGGCCGCATCAACATCGCCGACAACTGCGTCGACAGATGGGCGGAGAACCCCGCGACCAGGGACAAATACGCCGTCATCTGGGAGGGCGAGCCCGGCGACGTCCGAAAGCTCACCTATGCACAACTTGCCGATGAGGTGGGCCGGCTTGCCGCCGGACTGACCGAGCTGGGCGTCGAGCGAGGCGATGTGGTCGCGGTCTACCTTCCGAATACGGTCGAGGCCTTCACTACCATCCATGCATGCAACCGCATCGGCGCAATCTACACTCTGCTCTTCGCAGGCTTTAGTGAAGAAGCCACCCGATCGCGACTCGAACAGGCTGAGCCCAAGGTGGTTGTGGTTGCGGACGCAGGCTACCGGCGCTCCAAACTTGTTCCCCTGCTGGACACGCTGCGCCGAGCCCGCACCTCGGTGCCCAGCGTGCACCGCACGATCGTCGTCGACCGGACCGGACGCGGAGTCGCATTGGAGCAGGGCGAAGTCGACTACCGCGAACTGGTCGCGCGCCAGCCCGAGCCTGCCCCGATGGCCGAGATGGAGGCTAACGACCCCGCCTTCTTGATTTTCACCAGCGGCACCGAGTCCAAGCCGAAGGGGATCGTGCACAGCGTCGGCGGATTCCTCGCCGGAACCTGGGCCAACGTGCACTGGCAAGTCGGCCCCGAGACCGACGACGTCTATTGGGTGGCGGCGGACGTGGGATGGCTGACCTTCCCGATCCAAGCCGTCGTCGGCGGTCTCGCCAATGGGATGACGATCGTCTGTTACGAGGGAGCCCTCGACACGCCGACACCAGAGCGCTTCTACGAGATCTGCCACAACCACTGCGTGACAAAGGTGTTAGCCGCTCCGACGGTGTTGCGAATGCTACGCGAGTTCGGAGACGAACTGACCGTGCGCCATCCATTGCCTGAACTGAACCTCGTGACGACACAGGGTGAACTGCTCGACAGTGCCACGTTTACCTGGGCCAACACAGTCCTCGCTGGTGGGGTCCCCGTGGTCAACGCCTACGGTCAGACCGAGACCGGGTCCACGTGGACATATCCGATCTGCGGAGTGGACGACATGAAGGCCGGCTCTGTGGGTATCCCTGCACCGGGCCATGCCTGCCTCGTCGTCGACGACGACGGCACGCCGGTTCCCCCTGGTTCCAAAGGCAATCTCGTGCTCTCCCATCCCTTTCCCACACTGGCACGCACTGTGTGGAAGGACCACGAACGCTTCCTGGGTACCTACTTCTCCCGCTTTCCCGGCTACTTCGCGACCAACGACGAGGCGGTGATCGACCACCACGGGCATGTGTGGATCCTGGGACGGTCCGACGACGTCATCAATATCGCCGCGCATCGGATCTCGACCATGGAGATCGAGGAGATCGTCAACTCTCATCCGCACGTCATCGAAGCCGCTGTCGTCGGCATCCCAGATTCCGCCAAGGGAACCGTTCCGGCGGCCTTCGTCGTCATCAAAGACGGTGATCCGGAGCGAGTCGTCGACGAAGTCCGTGTCGCGGTGACCGATCACCTCGGCAAGTACGCCGCCCTCGGCCACATTTACGTCACGGCGACCGTACCCAAGACTCGCACCGGCAAGTTGATGCGCAGGTTGCTGCGCGATGTAGCCACCTACGGCGAGCCTCGCGGGGACACCTCCTCGGTAGAGGACCACAGCGCGATTGCCGCAGTCGCCCAGGCGGTCGCGGCCGCGAACACCTGA
- a CDS encoding putative transposase, producing the protein MTVMTVQPPLPLVPEDARPVGTAAAIVEDDDGGRVFVHGNLAYAWDAGDTAGRRFAAVSLIRIKAATQLQVAEAFAVTPATVRRWEARLTDGGMAGLLGERKGPKRKSKLTADTVAAIRRLRDGGASYRAIAAATGVSAGSVRNALTDTDTDTDTDTDTDTDTDTDTEEPGASTGSDAHLLSEPQIAVEPEVEIEVEAEVEIEVEAEQDCPAMMSDVPVTDTGAAAANTEVPVLADPVDRCGERALARFGLIPYAPPVFTPCGRAPLAGVLLALPALAATGLLECAHTVYGGLPNGFYSLDAMLCEGVFRALLGEARAEGAARIDPPALGRVLGLDRAPEVKTIRRKIGLLAEAGRAGDWIAAMAARHVEDRPEQAAVLYVDGHVRAYQGTRKIAKTHVPRLKFPAPATVETWVADAAGDPLLVVMAEPGASLAAELRRLIPELRAMVGDERRVLVGFDRGGWSPALFADLHAAGFDTLTWRKGPIADLDEHQFAEHSHIDELGRTHTWALADTPVELPITDGSRAGEVFAMRQISLHDRARTRQMHILTTRRDLPAAQIRYRMGSRWRQENHYRYARMHFDLDSHDSYRAGQDDPGRMVPNPAKKLAYQQVEKARRALHLAETTRDRELLTASTPPPGTTTVLTNAMINTINTDAHTAHTALQAAQAAHQAIPARLPLAYIHPGQQVLDTETKLIHHAIRIAAFNTAQSLARAILTDTGYTRGDDEAHTLIRTALAGSGDIIPDHDTNTLHIRLDPLPAPRHTAAIDELCQALNDTNTVYPGTDLTLRYSIKSHRRPHTNS; encoded by the coding sequence ATGACCGTGATGACCGTGCAGCCGCCCCTGCCGCTGGTGCCCGAGGATGCGCGCCCGGTCGGCACGGCCGCAGCGATCGTCGAGGACGACGACGGTGGCCGGGTGTTCGTGCACGGCAATCTGGCCTACGCGTGGGACGCCGGTGACACCGCGGGGCGCCGGTTCGCGGCGGTGTCGCTGATACGGATCAAGGCGGCCACCCAGCTGCAGGTCGCCGAGGCGTTCGCGGTGACACCGGCCACGGTGCGGCGCTGGGAGGCCCGGCTCACCGACGGCGGTATGGCCGGGCTGCTCGGCGAACGCAAGGGCCCCAAACGCAAGTCGAAACTGACCGCCGACACCGTCGCCGCGATCCGCCGGTTACGCGACGGTGGGGCGTCCTACCGCGCCATCGCCGCGGCGACCGGGGTGTCGGCGGGTAGCGTCCGCAACGCGCTCACCGACACCGACACCGACACCGACACCGACACCGACACCGACACCGACACCGACACCGACACCGAAGAGCCTGGCGCCTCAACGGGTTCGGATGCTCACCTGCTGTCGGAACCGCAGATCGCGGTCGAACCCGAGGTCGAGATCGAGGTGGAAGCCGAGGTCGAGATCGAGGTGGAAGCCGAGCAGGATTGCCCGGCAATGATGTCCGATGTGCCGGTCACCGACACTGGCGCTGCTGCTGCCAACACCGAGGTGCCGGTGTTGGCTGATCCGGTCGACCGCTGCGGGGAGCGCGCGTTGGCGCGGTTCGGGTTGATCCCGTACGCGCCACCGGTGTTCACGCCGTGCGGGCGGGCCCCGCTGGCCGGGGTGTTACTCGCGCTGCCCGCGCTGGCCGCGACGGGGCTGCTCGAGTGCGCGCACACCGTCTACGGCGGGTTGCCCAACGGGTTCTATTCGCTGGATGCGATGTTGTGCGAGGGGGTGTTCCGCGCCCTGTTGGGCGAGGCTCGCGCCGAGGGCGCCGCCCGGATCGACCCGCCCGCGTTGGGGCGGGTGTTGGGTTTGGACCGGGCCCCGGAGGTCAAGACGATCCGCCGCAAGATCGGGCTGCTCGCCGAAGCGGGTCGGGCCGGCGACTGGATCGCCGCGATGGCCGCCCGTCATGTCGAGGACCGGCCCGAGCAGGCGGCGGTGCTGTATGTCGACGGGCATGTCCGCGCCTATCAGGGCACCCGCAAGATCGCCAAAACCCATGTGCCGCGGTTGAAGTTCCCCGCCCCGGCGACGGTGGAAACCTGGGTGGCCGACGCCGCGGGGGATCCGCTGCTGGTGGTGATGGCCGAACCGGGCGCCTCGCTGGCCGCCGAGCTGCGCCGGTTGATCCCCGAGTTGCGCGCCATGGTCGGCGATGAGCGCCGGGTGCTGGTCGGGTTCGACCGCGGCGGCTGGTCACCGGCGTTGTTCGCCGACCTGCACGCGGCCGGGTTCGACACCTTGACCTGGCGCAAAGGCCCGATCGCCGACCTCGACGAGCACCAGTTCGCCGAGCACTCCCATATCGACGAACTCGGCCGCACCCACACCTGGGCGCTGGCCGACACCCCCGTCGAGTTGCCCATCACCGACGGGTCCCGCGCCGGTGAGGTGTTCGCGATGCGCCAGATCAGCCTGCACGATCGCGCCCGAACCCGCCAGATGCACATCCTGACCACCCGGCGCGACCTGCCGGCCGCGCAGATCCGCTACCGGATGGGATCGCGCTGGCGTCAGGAGAACCACTACCGCTACGCCCGCATGCATTTCGACCTCGACTCCCACGACAGCTACCGCGCCGGCCAGGACGACCCGGGCCGGATGGTGCCCAACCCGGCCAAGAAGCTCGCCTACCAGCAGGTCGAAAAGGCTAGGCGGGCATTGCATTTGGCCGAAACCACCCGGGATCGTGAACTGTTGACCGCGTCGACGCCGCCGCCGGGAACCACTACCGTGCTCACCAACGCGATGATCAACACCATCAACACCGACGCCCACACCGCCCACACCGCGCTCCAGGCGGCACAGGCCGCCCACCAGGCGATCCCCGCCCGGTTGCCGCTCGCCTACATCCACCCCGGCCAGCAGGTCCTCGACACCGAAACCAAGCTGATCCACCACGCCATCCGCATCGCCGCGTTCAACACCGCACAATCGCTGGCCCGGGCGATCCTCACCGACACCGGCTACACCCGCGGCGACGACGAAGCCCACACCCTGATCCGCACCGCACTGGCCGGCTCCGGCGACATCATCCCCGACCACGACACCAACACCCTGCACATCCGCCTCGACCCGCTACCCGCGCCCCGCCACACCGCCGCCATCGACGAACTCTGCCAAGCCCTCAACGACACCAACACCGTCTACCCCGGCACCGACCTGACCCTGCGCTACAGCATCAAATCCCACCGACGACCGCACACCAATTCTTGA
- a CDS encoding MaoC family dehydratase → MSGRWFDDLAVGTLVHHVNRRTVTETDNVLFSTMTMNPAPLHLDAEYAAETEFKRPLMNSMFTVALVVGISVPELTLGTIVAQLGLSEAQFPAPVYAGDTIRVETEVVSARPSRTRPGAGLVVFEHRAFNQNDTVVCRVRRTGLMHRAPSARPQERIDA, encoded by the coding sequence ATCTCCGGCCGCTGGTTCGACGACCTCGCCGTCGGCACCCTTGTCCACCACGTGAACCGTCGGACCGTCACCGAGACCGACAACGTGCTTTTCAGCACGATGACGATGAACCCCGCGCCGCTCCATCTGGACGCCGAGTACGCCGCGGAAACCGAGTTCAAGCGACCGCTGATGAACAGCATGTTCACGGTTGCGCTCGTGGTGGGTATTTCAGTGCCGGAGCTCACACTCGGTACCATTGTGGCCCAACTGGGTTTGTCCGAGGCACAGTTCCCGGCACCGGTGTACGCCGGCGACACCATCCGAGTCGAGACCGAAGTTGTCAGTGCCCGTCCATCTCGCACCCGACCGGGTGCAGGCCTCGTGGTGTTCGAACATCGGGCATTCAATCAGAACGACACCGTGGTCTGCCGGGTCAGGAGAACGGGTCTGATGCACCGGGCGCCAAGCGCCCGACCCCAGGAGCGTATCGACGCATGA